The DNA segment TGGAGCTGCAGGTGGGCCGGCTGGATGTCCATCAGCAGGGCGTCACAGAGCAGCCCCGTCTCCGCGGGGAAAAATCCGAGATTTCCGCCGAGGCGGAGCAGCGAGAGATGGTTGAGCGCTTCCTTCGAGTCGATGATATAGGCATGCCTCAGCACGCCGTATGCCCGTCCGATCTTGTCAGCGACCATTTCCGGATCATCTTCCAGCAGCTTCTCACGGGCGTTCTGCTCGTGCTGCGCCACCTGTGAAATGACGCGCTCCAGCCTGCGGATGATCGTTTCCTCGCTCTCGCCGAGAGTGGACTGGTTGGAGATCTGATAGAGGTTACCGAGGGACTCTGTTCCCTCGCCATAGAGACCGCGCACCGCCAGGCCGATCTTGTTCACCGCCTGGAGCACCTGGCCGATCTGGTCGCTCAACACCAGCCCCGGCAGATGGAGCATGGCGGAGGCGCGCAGGCCGGTGCCCAGGTTCGTCGGGCAGGTGGTGAGGTAGCCGAGGCTCGGGTCGAACGCGAACTCCAGGGAGCTCTCCAGTTCGGTGTCCAGCGCGGACAGTCCCTCGAACGCGGCGCTGAGCTGCAGGCCGGGGCGGATCGCCTGCATGCGCAGGTGGTCCTCCTCATTCAGCATGAGGGAAAAGGTCTGGCGGCGTTCGATGACCGCACCGGATCCATTCCCGCGTGCGGCGTGCTCGCGGGAAATGAGGTGGCGTTCCACCAGCACCTGCTTCTGGACGGAGGTAAGGTCACCCAGTTCCTGGGAAAACGCATCCTTCATCGCCGGCAGCGCTTCCACCGCCGGGCGCAGGATGTCCAGGGCGGCGGCACGCTGGTCGCGCTTCGCCCAACCCGGGAAAGGCTGGTTGCGGAGATTCCTCGCGAGGCGGATGCGCGAGGTCAGCACCGCGCAATGATCCCCCGCCCCGCCGGTCATCCAGTCTGCGGGGTGTTTGATGAGTGTGGAAAATCGCATCATGGCTTCAGAATGGTTTGAACCGCGAATGGACGCGAATCCACGCGAATGAAGATGAGGTTTCCAAAGACCTCCTCCATTTCCCATTCGTGTCCATTGGTGTTCATTCGCGGTTTGATGTTTTGAGTTTATCCCTGCACGACCTCCAGGTTGCGGATCTCGTCGCGGATGCCTGCGGCTTCCTCATAGCTTTCGGAGGAAATGGCCTGGTCCAGCTTCGAACGGAGCTCTTCCAGCCGTTGGGTCCGGTACTGCACTGCCATGAGCCCTTCCGGAACCTTTCCGACGTGGGAAACGCCCTTGTGCATGCCACGCAGCATCGGGTTCAACTCGTCGCGGAAGACATTATAGCACTCAGCACAGCCAAAACGACGCACCCGGCGCAGGTCATCCAGGGTGAAACTGCAGACAGGGCACTGTTTTCCACCGGTGACCGCCGTGTAATGTTGTCCCACCGGAGCCGTGCCAGGACCGCCCGGCACTCCGCCGAGCAGCATGTCCGCCAACGAGAAGCCGGTGGGATCAGTCACCCCCCGCTCATTGGCGCATGCATCGCACAGGCAGACCTTCTTCATCTGACCTTCAACGAGTTGAGTCAGGAACACGGTCGCCTTTTTATCACAGAAATCACATTTCATGGCCATACGAAGCTAGAGCCGCATCCCGCGGGGTGCGACAAAAATTCTCCGGGGAGGAAGAATCCGGATCTACTCAAGCAACCGGAGTGCCAGTCGAGCCAGCCAGTTCGTGGAACGCCTTCAGGAAGCGTTTCGTGAACTCACCCGGCTTGCCGTCGCCGATCTTGCGGCGGTCCAGCGAAACCACGGGGATGACCTCCG comes from the Luteolibacter sp. SL250 genome and includes:
- a CDS encoding protein arginine kinase, giving the protein MMRFSTLIKHPADWMTGGAGDHCAVLTSRIRLARNLRNQPFPGWAKRDQRAAALDILRPAVEALPAMKDAFSQELGDLTSVQKQVLVERHLISREHAARGNGSGAVIERRQTFSLMLNEEDHLRMQAIRPGLQLSAAFEGLSALDTELESSLEFAFDPSLGYLTTCPTNLGTGLRASAMLHLPGLVLSDQIGQVLQAVNKIGLAVRGLYGEGTESLGNLYQISNQSTLGESEETIIRRLERVISQVAQHEQNAREKLLEDDPEMVADKIGRAYGVLRHAYIIDSKEALNHLSLLRLGGNLGFFPAETGLLCDALLMDIQPAHLQLHTGRKLSPEERDSIRAQIVRSRLQSLDSPDNRILSKEGEKPSEPPTPESYE
- a CDS encoding UvrB/UvrC motif-containing protein, producing the protein MKCDFCDKKATVFLTQLVEGQMKKVCLCDACANERGVTDPTGFSLADMLLGGVPGGPGTAPVGQHYTAVTGGKQCPVCSFTLDDLRRVRRFGCAECYNVFRDELNPMLRGMHKGVSHVGKVPEGLMAVQYRTQRLEELRSKLDQAISSESYEEAAGIRDEIRNLEVVQG